Proteins from a genomic interval of Pelodiscus sinensis isolate JC-2024 unplaced genomic scaffold, ASM4963464v1 ctg37, whole genome shotgun sequence:
- the LOC142824045 gene encoding maestro heat-like repeat-containing protein family member 7, giving the protein MEDSPPPLVLADCLNAACSLSTLQPPLRAQLLSPLLTAAVGQTVSGDWQQEPIHTQQFIRALPYDLQALLASLLAESPDTARLQLIMEHLSPWLESRLPQERARALGSTTALLGVATTLPGFDINAEGV; this is encoded by the exons atggaggactcgccccccccgctggtcttggccgactgcctcaacgccgcctgcagcctcag caccttgcagcctcccctgcgggcccagctcctgagccccctgctgacggcggccgtgggacagacagtgtctggggactggcagcaggagcccatccacacgcag cagttcatccgggcccttccctacgacctccaggccctactggcgagcctcctcgccgagtccccagacaccgcccggctgcagctcataatggag cacctgagcccgtggctggagtcccgcctgccccaggagcgagccagggcccttggcagcaccacggccctgctgggagtcgccaccaccctcccggggtttgac ATCAATGCCGAAGgcgtgtga